Proteins encoded together in one Prunus dulcis chromosome 3, ALMONDv2, whole genome shotgun sequence window:
- the LOC117622831 gene encoding probable L-type lectin-domain containing receptor kinase VII.2, which yields MSSQILSVFFNTWRILIIVILSSNSVSGTTEFIFNTNFNSTSLSLYGNATIQSSILSLTNDTTTFSLGRALYPQKIPTKPSNSSSSTPLPFSTSFIFSLAPFKNLLPGHGFAFVFLPLPGLAGASSAQHLGVFNFTNNGDPNNHIFGVEFDVFKNQEFQDTDDNHVGVDLNSLTSNASYTAGYWSGEFDEDFNELKLNNGVNYQVWIDFLDSKINVTMALAGVKKPRKPLISEVVDLSGVLLDEMYVGFCGATGALVESHRILAWSFSNSNFSIGDGLVTQNLPSFVASGDSAFGSKGFIVGVSAGGVLVVWCVVLVYVILVRRKRRKGKKGEEMEEIEDWEMHYWPHRIDYEEIRKATERFAEKNVIGMGGNGKVYKGLLAGVEVAVKRISHESEHGLKEFLAEVSSLGRLKHRNLVGLRGWCKKEKGSLILVYDYMENGSLDKRLFESNMLSWEERIKVLKDVASGILYLHEGWESKVLHRDIKASNVLLDKDMNARLGDFGLARMHQHGEMTATTQVVGTAGYMAPEVVRTGRASPQVDVFGFGILVLEVVCGRRPIEAGQPGLVDWVWRLMERSKLAFALDERLKTKGGYSIEEVERLLHLGLLCAYPEAHRRPTMRQVMKVLEGASDAIDDQSEGEGMNVHLLHNIRTTPMWSTYRWNMGGQGHPTFEDMKNSLSSSLSLSGSDIIRVGR from the coding sequence ATGTCTTCTCAAATCCTCTCTGTCTTCTTCAACACTTGGAGAATACTAATCATAGTAATCCTCAGCTCAAACTCAGTTTCAGGCACCACAGAGTTCATCTTCAACACCAACTTCAACTCCACCAGCCTCAGTCTCTATGGAAACGCCACAATCCAATCCTCCATTCTCAGCCTCACAAATGACACCACCACCTTCTCTTTGGGACGCGCCTTGTACCCTCAAAAAATCCCCACAAAACCCTCCAACTCTTCAAGTTCAACCCCACTTCCCTTCTCAACCTCTTTCATTTTCTCCCTTGCACCCTTCAAAAACCTCCTCCCTGGCCATGGTTTTGCCTTTGTCTTCTTACCCTTGCCAGGTCTAGCCGGTGCAAGCTCAGCTCAGCATTTGGGTGTTTTCAACTTCACCAATAATGGTGACCCCAATAACCATATTTTTGGTGTTGAATTTGATGTGTTCAAAAACCAGGAATTCCAGGATACTGATGATAACCATGTTGGTGTGGACTTGAACTCACTTACATCTAATGCTTCATACACTGCAGGGTATTGGAGTGGTGAGTTTGATGAGGATTTCAATGAGTTGAAGCTTAACAATGGGGTCAATTATCAAGTGTGGATTGATTTTTTGGATTCAAAAATTAATGTCACCATGGCTCTTGCTGGTGTGAAAAAGCCTAGGAAGCCGTTGATAAGCGAGGTTGTGGATCTTTCTGGGGTTCTTTTGGATGAAATGTATGTGGGGTTTTGTGGAGCAACTGGAGCATTGGTTGAGAGCCATAGGATATTGGCTTGGAGTTTtagtaattcaaatttttcgATTGGTGACGGTTTGGTGACTCAGAATTTGCCTTCGTTTGTGGCTTCAGGGGACTCTGCTTTTGGATCAAAAGGGTTCATTGTGGGGGTTAGTGCGGGGGGTGTGTTAGTGGTTTGGTGTGTGGTCTTGGTGTATGTGATTTTGGTGAGGAGAAAGAGGAGGAAGGGGAAAAAAGGGGAGGAGATGGAGGAAATTGAAGATTGGGAAATGCATTATTGGCCTCACCGGATTGATTACGAAGAGATTCGAAAAGCAACGGAGAGATTTGCAGAGAAAAATGTGATTGGGATGGGAGGGAATGGGAAGGTCTATAAAGGGCTTTTAGCAGGAGTAGAAGTTGCAgttaaaagaatttcacaTGAGAGTGAACATGGGTTGAAAGAGTTCTTGGCTGAGGTTTCAAGCTTGGGAAGATTGAAGCATAGGAATTTGGTAGGATTGAGAGGTTGGTGTAAAAAAGAGAAGGGTAGCCTGATCTTGGTTTATGATTACATGGAAAATGGGAGCTTGGACAAGAGGCTGTTTGAGAGCAATATGTTGAGTTGGGAAGAGAGAATTAAGGTCTTGAAGGATGTGGCTTCTGGGATATTGTATTTACATGAGGGTTGGGAATCTAAGGTTTTGCATAGAGACATCAAGGCAAGCAATGTGCTACTTGACAAGGATATGAATGCTAGGTTGGGGGATTTCGGATTGGCTCGAATGCACCAACATGGGGAAATGACCGCCACCACTCAAGTCGTTGGGACCGCAGGGTACATGGCACCAGAAGTGGTTCGAACCGGGCGAGCCTCACCTCAGGTTGATGTGTTTGGTTTTGGAATACTAGTACTGGAGGTGGTGTGTGGCCGGAGACCGATTGAAGCCGGGCAGCCAGGCTTGGTTGATTGGGTTTGGAGGCTAATGGAGAGGAGTAAATTGGCCTTTGCTCTTGATGAGAGGCTGAAGACTAAAGGTGGATATAGCATTGAGGAAGTTGAGAGATTGCTTCATTTGGGTTTGCTTTGTGCATATCCTGAAGCTCATAGAAGGCCAACAATGAGGCAAGTTATGAAAGTACTTGAAGGGGCAAGTGATGCCATTGATGATCAATCTGAAGGGGAAGGGATGAATGTACATTTGCTGCACAACATTAGAACAACTCCAATGTGGTCTACTTATCGCTGGAACATGGGAGGACAGGGACACCCTACATTTGAAGACATGAAAAATTCCTTATCTTCTTCATTATCTTTGTCTGGATCAGATATAATTAGAGTTGGTAGATGA
- the LOC117620921 gene encoding probable serine/threonine-protein kinase At1g54610, translated as MGLICSKPSAVEDSRESPPKRSSSSLSKQRSERKASRLNSSKRKEAVWTKDKLGGGGDVKVMLMDKKVSGSMRLYDQNKSKKIEKADVAVLDHPGSRRIVNATVAEQVAAGWPAWLSAAAGEAINGWIPRRADTFEKLNKIGQGTYSSVYKARDVLNDTFVALKKVRFDNLDPESVKFMAREILFLRRLDHPNIIKLQGLITARTSSSLYLVFEYMEHDLTGLGSSPSIKFSEPQVKCYMKQLLSGLDHCHSHGVLHRDIKGSNLLIDNSGILKIADFGLASFYDPHHSVPLTSRVVTLWYRPPELLLGASKYGVAVDLWSTGCILGELYSGKPILPGKTEVEQLHKIFKLCGSPSEEYWRKLHLRNSTVIKPPQPYRRCLAETFKDLPAAAVHLMEILLSVDPTDRGTAAIALESEFFTTKPLPCDPSSLPKYPPSKEIDAKLREEEARRKGAIGGKGQKVDLGWRPQPPAISGTNANAELIASVQRRQGHSNQKMRSEMFNPHREEAVSGFLVDPTKHLRTDKDARKDLSEHHNKRTSVSGPLVHGPGWPKSGKECNDSLMSSNRANLSKLSGLVLARTALSEDQQEKPGPSGPETTKQVGGVPGSFDVEESTKNQERMRYAQRIARSRQMEDEKACIKEPNMHGRGPKGNKIYVSGPLLVSSNNVDKMLKEHDRRIQEHARRARLDKNRPGKQGTENPTFASWH; from the exons ATGGGTTTAATATGTTCCAAGCCTTCGGCCGTTGAAGATAGCCGGGAAAGCCCACCAAAAAGATCATCTTCGAGTTTGAGTAAGCAACGCTCGGAGAGGAAGGCTTCGCGGTTGAATTCTTCAAAAAGAAAGGAGGCGGTTTGGACTAAAGATAAattgggtggtggtggtgatgtgAAAGTTATGTTGATGGATAAGAAAGTCAGTGGTTCAATGCGATTGTATGATCAGAATAAGAGTAAGAAGATAGAGAAGGCTGATGTTGCTGTTCTGGATCATCCGGGTTCAAGAAGAATTGTGAATGCTACAGTGGCTGAGCAAGTTGCCGCAGGATGGCCAGCTTGGCTCTCTGCAGCTGCCGGTGAAGCTATCAATGGATGGATACCACGGCGTGCTGATACTTTCGAGAAGTTAAATAAA ATCGGCCAAGGAACTTATAGTAGTGTTTACAAGGCTCGTGATGTCTTGAACGATACATTTGTTGCTTTAAAAAAGGTCAGATTTGATAATCTTGATCCTGAGAGTGTCAAGTTTATGGCAAGAGAGATCCTTTTCTTGCGTAGGCTTGATCATCCTAATATAATAAAGTTGCAAGGATTGATCACAGCACGGACATCTAGCAGCTTGTACCTTGTTTTTGAATATATGGAACATGATCTTACAGGACTTGGATCAAGCCCAAGCATTAAGTTCTCTGAACCTCAG gtCAAATGTTACATGAAGCAACTTCTAAGTGGACTTGATCACTGTCATAGTCATGGTGTTTTGCATCGTGACATAAAGGGGTCAAACCTTCTAATTGACAACAGTGGCATCTTGAAAATTGCGGACTTTGGCTTGGCAAGCTTTTATGATCCTCATCACAGTGTTCCATTGACAAGCCGTGTGGTGACTCTTTGGTATCGACCTCCAGAACTTTTACTTGGAGCCTCTAAATATGGGGTTGCAGTGGATTTATGGAGTACGGGTTGCATACTAGGAGAATTGTATTCTGGAAAGCCTATCCTGCCTGGAAAAACAGAG GTTGAACAATTACATAAAATTTTCAAGCTCTGTGGTTCGCCATCTGAGGAGTATTGGCGTAAATTGCACTTACGAAATTCAACAGTGATCAAGCCTCCACAACCTTATAGAAGATGCTTGGCAGAGACTTTTAAGGACCTTCCTGCTGCTGCGGTGCATCTTATGGAAATTTTACTTTCTGTTGATCCTACTGATCGAGGAACTGCTGCTATTGCTCTTGAGAGTGAG TTCTTCACCACAAAGCCTCTTCCCTGTGATCCTTCAAGTTTACCCAAGTACCCTCCCAGCAAAGAGATTGATGCCAAATTGCGAGAGGAAGAAGCTAGAAG GAAAGGAGCAATTGGAGGAAAGGGTCAGAAGGTAGACCTGGGCTGGAGACCACAACCTCCAGCAATTTCAGGAACAAATGCTAATGCTGAGTTAATTGCGTCAGTCCAG AGAAGACAAGGCCATTCTAACCAAAAGATGCGAAGTGAAATGTTCAACCCTCACAGGGAGGAAGCTGTTTCTGGTTTTCTGGTTGATCCAACTAAACATTTGCGAACAGATAAAGACGCTAGAAAAGATTTATCGGAGCACCACAATAAGAGGACTTCAGTTTCGGGACCACTAGTCCATGGGCCCGGATGGCCCAAGTCTGGGAAGGAATGTAATGATTCTCTTATGAGTTCAAATAGAGCCAACTTGTCAAAATTATCTGGTTTAGTATTGGCTAGGACTGCGTTGTCTGAAGACCAACAAGAGAAACCTGGTCCGTCAGGGCcagaaacaacaaaacaagttGGCGGGGTTCCTGGGTCATTTGATGTGGAGGAATCCACAAAAAATCAGGAGCGGATGCGTTATGCACAGAGAATTGCTAGGTCTCGTCAGATGGAAGATGAGAAAGCCTGCATTAAAGAACCAAATATg CATGGTCGTGGGCcgaaaggaaacaaaatttATGTGTCTGGTCCTTTACTTGTTTCGTCGAACAATGTTGATAAGATGCTTAAAGAACATGACCGTCGGATCCAAGAACATGCTCGGCGAGCACGACTTGACAAGAATAGACCTGGGAAGCAAGGGACAGAAAATCCAACATTTGCTTCTTGGCATTGA